CGATGGAAGGCGTTGTCAGACACGACCAGCCATCCTGAAGAAGCAGCGCTCCACGTCCGCCTGCATGCAGGAGAGGCGCTTTTCCGCGATCTCCTATTGGTACTTCGGCCCATTGTACCGGTAGATATTGTAGCGTTTGCCCTTGTGAAGCCAGGAGACTTAATAATACTTTCTCTGCTTGTGGTAACAGATGCTGTCCTTCATGCAGAAATCACATCCCCCGGGGGGAAGTGTAAGACTGTATGTCGTAAAATTCAACATGATGAGGCAATTGCAAAACTCTCACATTCTGTCATTCCCGCAATGATTTTAAGCGGGAAAACGAAGTTTAATGTTCATAATCTGGTTCTAACTGCTTGAAAAACCGTATTCCCGATAGAAGCATTGTGTACATTAAGCTCCGCTTTCGGGAATGACAAATAGTTTTGCAATTGGCTCTGATGTTACCAATATCCAAGGGAACGTGAGGACCGTCTCCTATGATTCTTCACCGCTGCCGCGCTTCTAAGGCCAGAACCTCTTCCAGCGGAATCCTGACGCACACACCCAGTCTGAACACCTTGAGCTCCCCCATGTCGATGCGGCGGTAGATGGTCCGGTCGGAAACGGCAAAGTAGCGGGCCACCTCGTCGACGCGTAAGTAGCGCCGGATCGTGTAGATTTATAACACTTCGGAATCGGAAATCGAATGACATTCCAAGGGTCATACCTACCGGCGAGTTTGGCTGGAGTCAACATCGTTTAGACATTTTATTCACCCACTCCCCTGCCGCACCAGCCCCTGCTCATCCACAGCAAGAAGCCCCTGCTCGCGCAGTTGCCGTAAATCCCGCTGTTTGGACTTGTCGCCGAGCTTGGCATAAAGCGCCTCATACCAAGGGGCGCGGCGCAACTCCTCGATCCGCAAAGGTTTGCCCCGCTCCATCACCTGGGTCAGTATTACATATTGGCGCAGATTGATCTCTTTGGTGTCCCGCAGATTTTTGACCCTCGTTTCAAACAGCAGCAATCCCAACATGTCGTTTACCCGGTCATGGAGCCGATTGATGCCCGCCAGCATCCCCTCGAGATGGAAGAGGACAAAGGGCGTGTTGGAGAAGGCCGTTTTCTTTGCCGCCTCTTTGCGGCAGAGATTGAACAGTGCAAAATACTGGTCGATCCGCTCCAGGTAATAGCGGGCCATGGCGAAGGGGGCATAACGGAAGCCGGCGGTATGAAGCACCGTGGCTTCGAGCACCCGCCCCACACGGCCGTTGCCATCCCAGAAAGGATGGATCAATTCAAAATAGTAATGCATCAGCGGCGCCCGGATCAGAACCGGCGCCTCGGCCGCGCTCAACCGATCCTGCCAGAGGACGAGCTGATCGAGCAACAGCGCAATGTCCCCTCCGTACTGTGGCGGCTTGTAACGGCCGCCATGGGCGGCATCGCCCACGTGGGTCAAGATATTCTTGGGATTGCTCCGGAGCACGCCCGGTCGATTGTACTTGTGGGGGATCCCGTCGGTTATGGCGGCATGGATCTCCTTGATGAAATCGACGGACAGTCGCCAGCCAGGATCCTGCGCCGAATTCTGGGCGATGTCATAGGCGGTACGGATATTGACCGCCCGGCGCTGCTCTTCGGCCTGTACCTGCACCGGGTCGAGCGCGAGGGCATCCTTGGTTTGTTCCTCCGTCAGCGTCCCCCCTTCAATGGTGTTGGTGCTGAAGATGCTGCTCACCAGAACTTCCTGCTCCAAGCGTTTGGCCACCTGGGAAAGGGGGGAACTCATGAACCGTGCCCGGGCATCGACCACCCGTTGCAGGGGCAGCGCTGCCTCCCGCTGATCCACGCCGACCTGAAAGACAAAGGGTCCGAAGCGGGAGGTCTCAATCCGTGCGACCACCGGATCGGATACTGTTTTGTCCTTAATAGTGTCCATTAAAATGTCCTGCCTTTATATTAAGTATTTGCATATTAATACAGCATATTTTAAATCAATCAATAGATATTTCTCCTTAAATATGTCCGCAACCATTATCACAGACAAATCGTTTTCGGCAGGGCAAAGAACCAACCTTCAAAGAACCGATCCATCTTCTTGGTAATTAGGG
This portion of the Syntrophobacterales bacterium genome encodes:
- a CDS encoding Fic family protein — encoded protein: MDTIKDKTVSDPVVARIETSRFGPFVFQVGVDQREAALPLQRVVDARARFMSSPLSQVAKRLEQEVLVSSIFSTNTIEGGTLTEEQTKDALALDPVQVQAEEQRRAVNIRTAYDIAQNSAQDPGWRLSVDFIKEIHAAITDGIPHKYNRPGVLRSNPKNILTHVGDAAHGGRYKPPQYGGDIALLLDQLVLWQDRLSAAEAPVLIRAPLMHYYFELIHPFWDGNGRVGRVLEATVLHTAGFRYAPFAMARYYLERIDQYFALFNLCRKEAAKKTAFSNTPFVLFHLEGMLAGINRLHDRVNDMLGLLLFETRVKNLRDTKEINLRQYVILTQVMERGKPLRIEELRRAPWYEALYAKLGDKSKQRDLRQLREQGLLAVDEQGLVRQGSG
- a CDS encoding helix-turn-helix domain-containing protein, with product MARYFAVSDRTIYRRIDMGELKVFRLGVCVRIPLEEVLALEARQR